One bacterium genomic window carries:
- a CDS encoding CvpA family protein produces the protein MTGIDFIVLVIFGSGVLTGILRGFIGGIIDIVGIISGVSLASIAYKAPVNLFRRFNIIGTPVDILFFHLFSFLFILSVIVGIEVLRKKIYVKHIVDRIFGFFTGIIEGMFFAGFLLNIMSASPNAAKEIDHSKFPKYITRFIPGIYLKNDRMGITLPKLIALPKNYQDEFDREKLSITFQKVNFYKMKGTCIKCGGEVEFSGYFLKAGTSVIPKFTCKICGRTSDGCQTFEIFHFLYNECPVELARKGMKFDCGNFPNRELVMPKTECPVDKNQLQIWEWQPPVKY, from the coding sequence ATGACTGGAATTGATTTTATTGTTTTGGTTATTTTTGGAAGCGGTGTCTTAACAGGAATTTTAAGAGGTTTTATTGGTGGAATTATAGATATTGTTGGAATTATAAGTGGAGTTTCTCTTGCTTCAATTGCATATAAAGCACCTGTTAATTTATTCAGGAGATTTAATATTATAGGAACTCCTGTTGATATACTTTTTTTTCATTTATTTTCATTTTTGTTTATCCTTTCGGTAATAGTCGGGATTGAAGTTCTGAGAAAAAAAATCTATGTAAAACATATAGTTGATAGAATTTTCGGATTTTTTACAGGAATAATTGAAGGTATGTTTTTTGCTGGCTTTCTTTTAAATATTATGAGTGCTTCACCAAATGCTGCCAAAGAAATAGACCACTCAAAATTTCCAAAATACATAACAAGATTTATTCCTGGAATTTATTTAAAAAATGACAGAATGGGAATAACTTTACCAAAATTAATTGCTTTGCCAAAAAATTACCAGGATGAGTTTGATAGAGAAAAACTGTCAATTACCTTTCAAAAAGTAAATTTTTATAAAATGAAAGGAACATGTATAAAGTGTGGAGGTGAGGTTGAATTTTCGGGATACTTTTTAAAAGCAGGAACAAGTGTAATACCTAAATTTACATGTAAAATTTGTGGAAGAACATCTGATGGATGTCAGACATTTGAAATCTTTCATTTTCTGTACAATGAATGTCCTGTTGAACTTGCAAGAAAAGGAATGAAATTTGACTGTGGTAATTTTCCAAATAGAGAACTGGTCATGCCAAAAACAGAATGTCCAGTGGATAAAAATCAACTTCAAATCTGGGAATGGCAACCACCTGTAAAATATTAA
- the gltA gene encoding NADPH-dependent glutamate synthase, producing MKERMKDKKQPVEERIRNFNEVAFGFDEKQAVEEASRCLQCKKAPCIKGCPVEIDIPRFIKEIKEGDFQKALEIIYEKNLLPAICGRVCPQETQCEQLCTLGKKFEPVAIGKLERFAADNSKVSLKCQIISDTKLIDKKVAVVGSGPAGLTCASELARCGIKVTIFEGLHKPGGVLIYGIPEFRLPKKIVEKEINQLLTMGVEIKTNVIIGKTLTIDELFEMGYKAIFIGTGAGLPNFLGIPGENLLRVYSANEFLTRVNLMKGYLFPEYDTPVSIGEKVAVIGGGNVAMDSARSALRLGAKEVVVLYRRTEKEMPARKEEYENAVEEGIKFVFLVQPLEIIGDENGYVNGIKVIHNKLGEPDESGRRKPVPIAGSEEILSFDTVVVAIGQSPSPLITQTYPYLKTGKHGNIIVNPDTCETNIKGIYAGGDIATGAATVISAMGMGKKAARSIIEYLREIS from the coding sequence ATGAAAGAGAGAATGAAGGATAAAAAACAACCGGTTGAGGAAAGAATTAGAAATTTTAATGAAGTTGCTTTTGGTTTTGATGAAAAACAGGCAGTTGAAGAAGCAAGTAGATGTTTACAGTGTAAAAAAGCACCGTGTATTAAAGGGTGTCCTGTTGAAATAGATATTCCAAGATTTATAAAAGAAATTAAAGAAGGGGATTTTCAGAAAGCACTTGAGATTATTTATGAAAAAAATCTATTACCTGCAATTTGTGGAAGAGTATGCCCTCAGGAGACACAATGCGAACAACTCTGCACTCTTGGTAAAAAATTTGAGCCAGTTGCCATCGGTAAACTTGAAAGATTTGCTGCTGACAATTCAAAAGTTTCTTTGAAATGTCAGATAATATCTGATACAAAATTGATTGATAAAAAAGTTGCTGTTGTTGGTTCTGGACCAGCGGGATTAACATGTGCTTCTGAACTTGCAAGGTGTGGAATTAAGGTTACTATTTTTGAGGGATTACATAAGCCAGGAGGAGTTTTAATCTACGGAATTCCGGAATTTCGTCTTCCAAAAAAAATTGTTGAGAAAGAAATTAATCAACTTTTGACAATGGGAGTGGAAATAAAGACAAATGTAATAATTGGAAAGACACTTACAATAGATGAATTGTTTGAAATGGGATATAAAGCAATTTTTATTGGGACAGGTGCGGGGTTACCTAATTTTCTTGGAATTCCAGGAGAAAACCTGTTGAGAGTTTATTCTGCAAATGAATTTTTAACAAGAGTAAATTTAATGAAAGGATATTTGTTTCCTGAATATGATACACCTGTTTCAATTGGTGAAAAAGTTGCAGTTATTGGCGGAGGAAATGTAGCAATGGATTCAGCAAGAAGTGCTTTAAGGCTTGGTGCAAAGGAAGTGGTTGTTTTATACAGAAGGACAGAAAAGGAAATGCCTGCAAGAAAGGAAGAGTATGAAAATGCAGTGGAAGAGGGTATAAAATTTGTTTTCCTTGTTCAACCACTTGAGATAATAGGAGATGAGAATGGTTATGTTAATGGTATAAAAGTAATCCATAATAAACTAGGAGAGCCAGATGAAAGTGGAAGAAGAAAACCTGTCCCTATTGCTGGAAGTGAGGAAATTTTATCCTTTGATACAGTTGTTGTTGCAATAGGACAATCTCCAAGTCCTTTGATTACACAGACCTATCCCTATTTAAAAACAGGTAAACATGGAAATATAATAGTAAATCCTGATACATGTGAAACAAATATAAAAGGTATTTATGCAGGTGGAGATATTGCAACAGGAGCGGCGACTGTAATAAGTGCAATGGGCATGGGAAAAAAGGCAGCAAGAAGTATAATTGAATATCTTAGAGAAATTTCTTAA